A stretch of Rhododendron vialii isolate Sample 1 chromosome 4a, ASM3025357v1 DNA encodes these proteins:
- the LOC131323175 gene encoding protein LURP-one-related 8-like, translating to MTKVYPNANTAIAAAASFEKLINPCPSSDGNPVVLTVWKKSLLFNCNGFTVFDATGNLVFRVDTYCSGSKGEISLMDASGKSLLTIRRKRLSLSDNWLIYNGETTVNPILSVRKQVNRLSSKSLAHVTSGCASSSGNGSSPVSSPKSPLYDIQGSYPQRCCAVYDGDRRRVAEIKRKEPGVGGVAFGVDVFRLVVQPEMDAAVAMALVILLDQMFGSSKRFSI from the exons ATGACAAAGGTATATCCAAATGCAAACACAGCTATTGCCGCGGCTGCTTCCTTTGAGAAACTGATCAACCCGTGTCCGAGTTCGGATGGGAACCCTGTGGTTCTGACTGTCTGGAAGAAATCGTTGCTTTTCAATTGCAATGGGTTCACGGTGTTTGACGCCACGGGCAATTTGGTCTTCCGCGTTGACACTTACTGTAGTGGAAGCAAGGGCGAGATCAGTCTCATGGACGCCTCCGGCAAATCCCTCCTCACCATCCGCCGCAAG AGGCTGAGCCTATCGGACAACTGGCTTATCTACAACGGAGAAACGACCGTGAATCCAATTCTCTCCGTTCGGAAGCAGGTGAACCGCCTCAGCTCGAAATCCTTAGCTCACGTGACCTCAGGTTGCGCCAGCAGCAGCGGCAATGGATCAAGTCCCGTTTCCTCACCGAAGAGCCCCTTATACGACATACAGGGCTCATACCCTCAGAGGTGCTGCGCCGTGTACGACGGCGACAGGCGTCGAGTGGCGGAGATCAAGCGGAAGGAGCCCGGGGTCGGTGGCGTGGCTTTCGGCGTCGACGTGTTCCGTCTCGTCGTGCAGCCGGAAATGGACGCCGCCGTCGCCATGGCCCTCGTGATCTTGCTTGACCAGATGTTCGGATCCTCGAAACGCTTCTCAATTTGA